In Roseisolibacter agri, one genomic interval encodes:
- a CDS encoding Bor family protein, which yields MRLLRITSLALAALASSGCYHAVVETGRPAGGTIVSRPWTPTFLWGLVAAPEINVASQCPRGIAKVETQMSFVNGLASFVTLGVYTPRTVTVTCASGSASTGGGTIEVAGTDLQARLTAMNAATATAVRTGEPVFVQF from the coding sequence ATGAGGCTCCTCCGGATCACCTCCCTGGCGCTCGCGGCCCTCGCGTCGTCCGGTTGCTACCACGCGGTCGTCGAGACCGGCCGTCCCGCGGGCGGCACGATCGTCTCGCGCCCCTGGACCCCGACGTTCCTCTGGGGCCTGGTCGCCGCGCCCGAGATCAACGTCGCCTCGCAGTGCCCGCGCGGCATCGCGAAGGTCGAGACGCAGATGAGCTTCGTGAACGGCCTCGCCAGCTTCGTGACGCTCGGCGTCTACACGCCGCGGACCGTGACGGTCACGTGCGCCAGCGGCAGCGCGTCGACGGGCGGCGGCACGATCGAGGTCGCCGGCACCGACCTGCAGGCGCGCCTGACGGCGATGAACGCCGCCACGGCCACCGCGGTGCGCACCGGCGAGCCGGTGTTCGTCCAGTTCTGA
- a CDS encoding Bor/Iss family lipoprotein, translating to MRRLSPILLACAAMLSAGCYRITVQSGAPAAATPAVNIPWAHGFVYGLVPPSPVNVSSQCQQGVATVVTQQSFINGLAQFLTWSLYSPQTITVTCATGPVRTSAISTQAPTVAVRADSAAVATREVQAKR from the coding sequence ATGCGTCGTCTCTCTCCGATCCTGCTCGCCTGCGCGGCGATGCTCTCCGCAGGGTGCTACCGCATCACCGTGCAGTCGGGCGCTCCGGCGGCCGCCACGCCCGCGGTGAACATCCCCTGGGCCCACGGCTTCGTGTACGGCCTCGTGCCGCCGTCGCCGGTCAATGTCTCGTCGCAGTGCCAGCAGGGCGTGGCGACGGTCGTCACGCAGCAGAGCTTCATCAACGGCCTCGCGCAGTTCCTGACGTGGAGCCTGTACTCCCCGCAGACCATCACCGTGACCTGCGCGACGGGCCCGGTGCGCACGTCCGCGATCTCGACGCAGGCCCCGACCGTCGCCGTGCGCGCCGACTCGGCCGCCGTCGCGACGCGCGAGGTGCAGGCGAAGCGCTGA
- a CDS encoding phytoene desaturase, which translates to MRILVIGSGFGGLSAAIRLQAQGHEVTILERRDQPGGRAYVYRQDGFTFDGGPTIITAPWLIDELFAVAGRRTEDYVSLVPCDPFYNIRFPDGSVFRYDGNRASIVEQIRRFNPDDVAGYERFFAGGDAIFETGFGLIDKPFLKLRDMLRVLPDLVRLRADRSVASYVARHIRDERLRQVFSFHPLLVGGNPFQTTSIYTLIHTLEQRWGVWFAMGGTGALVQAFVRLFEELGGELRLEADVAEIEVDATRRRATGVRLADGTRLRADAVVSNADVASTYLKMVAPAARRRMTDARVKRMKYSMSLFVIYFGTDRRYEHMAHHEILMGPRYRGLLDDIFGRKRLAEDFSLYLHRPTATDPSLAPPGCDAWYVLSPVPHLGGDTDWRQAASRYRDAIMRSLEERYLPDLSKHVVTEHRIDPLHFEGTLNSYLGSAFSVEPTLMQSAWMRPHNRSEDVDNLYFAGAGTHPGAGLPGVMSSGKIVAELIGEARDAASARSHDEAIATGR; encoded by the coding sequence ATGCGGATCCTCGTCATCGGCTCGGGCTTCGGCGGCCTGAGCGCCGCGATCCGCCTGCAGGCGCAGGGGCACGAGGTCACGATCCTGGAGCGGCGCGACCAGCCGGGCGGACGCGCGTACGTGTACCGGCAGGACGGCTTCACCTTCGACGGCGGACCGACGATCATCACGGCGCCGTGGCTCATCGACGAGCTGTTCGCGGTCGCCGGCCGCCGCACCGAGGACTACGTGTCGCTCGTGCCGTGCGACCCGTTCTACAACATCCGCTTCCCGGACGGCTCCGTCTTCCGCTACGACGGGAACCGCGCGTCGATCGTCGAGCAGATTCGCCGCTTCAACCCCGACGACGTCGCGGGATACGAGCGATTCTTCGCGGGCGGCGACGCGATCTTCGAGACGGGGTTCGGGCTGATCGACAAGCCGTTCCTGAAGCTGCGCGACATGCTGCGCGTGCTGCCCGACCTCGTGCGCCTGCGCGCCGACCGCAGCGTCGCCAGCTACGTCGCGCGCCACATCCGGGACGAGCGCCTGCGACAGGTCTTCTCGTTCCACCCGCTGCTGGTGGGCGGCAACCCGTTCCAGACGACGTCGATCTACACGCTGATCCACACGCTGGAGCAGCGCTGGGGTGTGTGGTTCGCGATGGGAGGCACGGGCGCGCTCGTGCAGGCGTTCGTGCGGCTGTTCGAGGAGCTGGGCGGCGAGCTGCGGCTGGAGGCCGACGTCGCGGAGATCGAGGTCGACGCCACGCGCCGCCGCGCGACGGGCGTGCGGCTGGCCGACGGCACGCGGCTGCGCGCGGACGCGGTGGTGAGCAACGCCGACGTCGCCTCGACGTACCTCAAGATGGTGGCGCCCGCGGCGCGCCGGCGGATGACGGACGCGCGCGTGAAGCGCATGAAGTACTCGATGTCGCTGTTCGTGATCTACTTCGGCACGGACCGGCGCTACGAGCACATGGCCCACCACGAGATCCTGATGGGTCCGCGCTACCGCGGCCTGCTGGACGACATCTTCGGGCGGAAGCGGCTGGCGGAGGACTTCTCGCTCTACCTGCACCGCCCCACGGCGACCGATCCGTCGCTCGCGCCGCCGGGGTGCGACGCGTGGTACGTGCTGTCGCCCGTGCCGCACCTGGGCGGCGACACCGACTGGCGCCAGGCGGCGTCGCGCTACCGCGACGCGATCATGCGCTCGCTGGAGGAGCGGTACCTGCCCGACCTGTCGAAGCACGTCGTGACCGAGCACCGCATCGACCCGCTGCACTTCGAGGGGACGCTCAACTCCTACCTGGGCAGCGCGTTCTCGGTGGAGCCGACGCTGATGCAGAGCGCGTGGATGCGCCCGCACAACCGGAGCGAGGACGTCGACAACCTGTACTTCGCCGGCGCGGGCACGCATCCGGGCGCGGGGCTGCCGGGGGTGATGAGCTCGGGGAAGATCGTGGCGGAGCTGATCGGCGAGGCGCGCGATGCGGCATCCGCGAGGTCGCACGACGAAGCGATTGCTACGGGACGATAG